A genomic region of Arachis stenosperma cultivar V10309 chromosome 9, arast.V10309.gnm1.PFL2, whole genome shotgun sequence contains the following coding sequences:
- the LOC130950828 gene encoding protein PHR1-LIKE 2-like isoform X2 translates to MFSRLIHPRGGGGDGDGVEEMMVQGGGGGGGGGEPSLVLTSDPKPRLRWTTDLHERFVDAVTQLGGATTTPKAILRTMNVKGLTLYHLKSHLQKYRLGKQSGKDFDEGCKDASYPLESPSTNNSSPKPSYDANEGQEVKEALRAQMEVQSKLHLLVEVNFISVMLNKAKKHLLICQDAEQTYMVMLERACKMLADQIISNPMVDTGSQRLEGLHVSEVPVPSLILLPQGTESCLTSLENLGGLTLEGSPSGARKRILNLDSVVAPLMWNEANMRTQGIHSSQVNPHHEITGYGM, encoded by the exons atgttttcaaggTTGATACATCCCCGCGGCGGTGGCGGTGATGGCGACGGAGTGGAAGAGATGATGGTGCAGggcggaggaggaggaggaggaggtgggGAGCCGTCTCTGGTTTTGACCTCTGATCCGAAGCCTCGGCTTCGTTGGACCACGGACCTCCATGAACGCTTCGTTGATGCTGTCACTCAACTTGGCGGTGCCACCA CCACACCAAAAGCGATTTTGCGAACAATGAATGTCAAGGGTTTGACTCTATATCACTTAAAGAGTCATCTGCAG AAATACAGGCTTGGTAAGCAATcaggaaaagattttgatgaGGGATGCAAAGATG CTTCGTACCCTCTGGAAAGCCCCAGTACAAATAACTCATCTCCTAAGCCGTCTTATGATGCTAATGA GGGCCAAGAAGTAAAGGAAGCATTAAGGGCACAAATGGAAGTGCAAAGTAAACTACATTTGTTAGTGGAGGTAAATTTTATTTCAGTAATGCTAAATAAGGCAA AGAAGCACTTGCTAATTTGCCAGGATGCTGAACAGACATATATGGTCATGCTTGAGAGAGCTTGCAAGATGTTGGCTGATCAAATTATTAGCAATCCAATGGTCGACACAGGCAGCCAAAGGTTGGAAGGATTGCATGTTTCGGAAGTGCCGGTGCCGTCGCTTATTCTGCTGCCCCAGGGAACTGAAAGCTGCCTAACATCACTTGAGAATCTCGGAGGATTGACGCTGGAAGGATCTCCAAGCGGGGCAAGGAAGAGAATtctgaatttagactcagtggTAGCTCCTTTGATGTGGAACGAAGCTAACATGAGAACTCAGGGTATCCATTCAAGTCAAGTGAATCCTCATCACGAAATAACTGGGTATGGTATGTAG
- the LOC130950828 gene encoding protein PHR1-LIKE 2-like isoform X3, with protein sequence MFSRLIHPRGGGGDGDGVEEMMVQGGGGGGGGGEPSLVLTSDPKPRLRWTTDLHERFVDAVTQLGGATKATPKAILRTMNVKGLTLYHLKSHLQKYRLGKQSGKDFDEGCKDASYPLESPSTNNSSPKPSYDANEGQEVKEALRAQMEVQSKLHLLVEAEKHLLICQDAEQTYMVMLERACKMLADQIISNPMVDTGSQRLEGLHVSEVPVPSLILLPQGTESCLTSLENLGGLTLEGSPSGARKRILNLDSVVAPLMWNEANMRTQGIHSSQVNPHHEITGYGM encoded by the exons atgttttcaaggTTGATACATCCCCGCGGCGGTGGCGGTGATGGCGACGGAGTGGAAGAGATGATGGTGCAGggcggaggaggaggaggaggaggtgggGAGCCGTCTCTGGTTTTGACCTCTGATCCGAAGCCTCGGCTTCGTTGGACCACGGACCTCCATGAACGCTTCGTTGATGCTGTCACTCAACTTGGCGGTGCCACCA AAGCCACACCAAAAGCGATTTTGCGAACAATGAATGTCAAGGGTTTGACTCTATATCACTTAAAGAGTCATCTGCAG AAATACAGGCTTGGTAAGCAATcaggaaaagattttgatgaGGGATGCAAAGATG CTTCGTACCCTCTGGAAAGCCCCAGTACAAATAACTCATCTCCTAAGCCGTCTTATGATGCTAATGA GGGCCAAGAAGTAAAGGAAGCATTAAGGGCACAAATGGAAGTGCAAAGTAAACTACATTTGTTAGTGGAG GCAGAGAAGCACTTGCTAATTTGCCAGGATGCTGAACAGACATATATGGTCATGCTTGAGAGAGCTTGCAAGATGTTGGCTGATCAAATTATTAGCAATCCAATGGTCGACACAGGCAGCCAAAGGTTGGAAGGATTGCATGTTTCGGAAGTGCCGGTGCCGTCGCTTATTCTGCTGCCCCAGGGAACTGAAAGCTGCCTAACATCACTTGAGAATCTCGGAGGATTGACGCTGGAAGGATCTCCAAGCGGGGCAAGGAAGAGAATtctgaatttagactcagtggTAGCTCCTTTGATGTGGAACGAAGCTAACATGAGAACTCAGGGTATCCATTCAAGTCAAGTGAATCCTCATCACGAAATAACTGGGTATGGTATGTAG
- the LOC130950828 gene encoding protein PHR1-LIKE 2-like isoform X1 → MFSRLIHPRGGGGDGDGVEEMMVQGGGGGGGGGEPSLVLTSDPKPRLRWTTDLHERFVDAVTQLGGATKATPKAILRTMNVKGLTLYHLKSHLQKYRLGKQSGKDFDEGCKDASYPLESPSTNNSSPKPSYDANEGQEVKEALRAQMEVQSKLHLLVEVNFISVMLNKAKKHLLICQDAEQTYMVMLERACKMLADQIISNPMVDTGSQRLEGLHVSEVPVPSLILLPQGTESCLTSLENLGGLTLEGSPSGARKRILNLDSVVAPLMWNEANMRTQGIHSSQVNPHHEITGYGM, encoded by the exons atgttttcaaggTTGATACATCCCCGCGGCGGTGGCGGTGATGGCGACGGAGTGGAAGAGATGATGGTGCAGggcggaggaggaggaggaggaggtgggGAGCCGTCTCTGGTTTTGACCTCTGATCCGAAGCCTCGGCTTCGTTGGACCACGGACCTCCATGAACGCTTCGTTGATGCTGTCACTCAACTTGGCGGTGCCACCA AAGCCACACCAAAAGCGATTTTGCGAACAATGAATGTCAAGGGTTTGACTCTATATCACTTAAAGAGTCATCTGCAG AAATACAGGCTTGGTAAGCAATcaggaaaagattttgatgaGGGATGCAAAGATG CTTCGTACCCTCTGGAAAGCCCCAGTACAAATAACTCATCTCCTAAGCCGTCTTATGATGCTAATGA GGGCCAAGAAGTAAAGGAAGCATTAAGGGCACAAATGGAAGTGCAAAGTAAACTACATTTGTTAGTGGAGGTAAATTTTATTTCAGTAATGCTAAATAAGGCAA AGAAGCACTTGCTAATTTGCCAGGATGCTGAACAGACATATATGGTCATGCTTGAGAGAGCTTGCAAGATGTTGGCTGATCAAATTATTAGCAATCCAATGGTCGACACAGGCAGCCAAAGGTTGGAAGGATTGCATGTTTCGGAAGTGCCGGTGCCGTCGCTTATTCTGCTGCCCCAGGGAACTGAAAGCTGCCTAACATCACTTGAGAATCTCGGAGGATTGACGCTGGAAGGATCTCCAAGCGGGGCAAGGAAGAGAATtctgaatttagactcagtggTAGCTCCTTTGATGTGGAACGAAGCTAACATGAGAACTCAGGGTATCCATTCAAGTCAAGTGAATCCTCATCACGAAATAACTGGGTATGGTATGTAG
- the LOC130950057 gene encoding uncharacterized protein LOC130950057, whose translation MRFSLVTCKPQVAFCKPENIQLGMDTGGSGSLSPPALKKKLIVKFKKHNPIKYNELGFSNWKKVNNGVNCTFVCHEGSISNSPHNLCVKSCDDLLAQSKHIDKVLDKHSDETIANNRLRLKISIDAIRWLSFQACAFRGDESPGSLNRKNFIELIKLLASCNQNVNNIVLENTPGNAQYISPGVQKDILHIFARKVRATIREEIGDSKFCIIIDKARDESKREQMSVVLRFVNKHGCVQERFFDLIHVSDTCSLTLKTEISSVLSRHNLDVQNLRGQGYDGATKKVCYVHQFFFKLILIVNVVTISPKRHHQLRIDQANNVANLIADDQIVIGSGLNQIGTLQRAGDTRCRSHLNSVHSLLCMFDATCEVFEKSTEEGNFSTSGDASAASDAITSFEFVFVLHLMRNILEVSHDLCQTLQRKNQDIFNALTLVSTTKTLIQRMRESSWEAFIKEVILFCEKHEVEVPDMNALHIPRRGRTRKIVDQISVEHHYHVNLFLAVIDTQLQELKGRFNDNMVELLTLSSTLDPRDNYKFFNVNKVCELVERFYPGDFNDQEKFHIRMQAQHYELDVPNHVELTNLCTISELCQGLTKTGKSLTYPLIDRLIRSVLTLLVSTATTERSFSAMNIVKNKLRNKMEDEFLANFLLIYIEKKIAKIFDIDSIIDKFYDMKNQCVPLR comes from the exons ATGCGCTTTAGTCTCGTCACCTGCAAACCGCAG GTTGCATTTTGTAAGCCTGAAAATATACAGTTAGGGATGGATACAGGGGGGAGTGGAAGCCTGAGCCCTCcagctttaaaaaaaaaactaatagtAAAATTTAAGAAGCACAATCCAATAAAATATAATG AGTTAGGATTTAGTAATTGGAAGAAAGTAAATAATGGAGTGAATTGTACATTTGTATGTCACGAGGGTTCTATTTCTAATTCTCCCCATAATTTATGTGTGAAATCTTGTGATGATTTATTGGCTCAATCTAAGCATATAGACAAAGTTCTTGATAAGCATAGTGATGAAACTATTGCAAATAACCGCTTAAGGTTGAAGATATCTATTGATGCTATTCGATGGCTTTCATTTCAAGCATGTGCATTTAGAGGCGATGAAAGTCCTGGATCTTTGAATAGGAAAAATTTTATTGAGTTAATTAAACTTTTAGCTTCATGTAATCAGAATGTTAATAATATTGTCCTTGAAAACACTCCTGGAAATGCTCAATATATATCTCCCGGTGTTCAAAAAGATATATTGCATATCTTTGCTAGAAAAGTGCGTGCAACAATTCGAGAAGAAATTGGTGATTctaaattttgtataattattgATAAAGCAAGAGATGAGTCAAAGCGAGAACAAATGTCTGTGGTTTTGAGATTTGTAAACAAGCACGGTTGTGTTCAAGAAAGATTTTTTGATCTTATACATGTTTCTGATACGTGTTCTTTGACATTGAAAACAGAAATTTCATCAGTTCTTTCTCGTCATAATCTTGATGTTCAAAATCTTAGGGGACAAGGGTATGATGGAGCTA CCAAAAAAGTTTGTTATGTTcatcaattctttttcaaacttATACTAATTGTGAATGTTGTGACTATTTCTCCTAAACGTCATCATCAGTTAAGGATTGATCAAGCAAATAATGTTGCAAACTTAATTGCCGATGATCAAATTGTGATAGGTAGTGGACTTAATCAAATTGGTACTTTGCAAAGAGCTGGAGATACTAGATGTAGGTCTCATTTGAATTCTGTACATAGCTTGCTATGTATGTTTGATGCTACTTGTGAAGTTTTTGAAAAAAGCACTGAAGAAGGTAATTTCTCCACTAGTGGTGATGCTAGTGCTGCTTCTGATGCTATCACATCCTTTGAATTTGTCTTTGTTTTGCATTTGATGAGAAATATTTTGGAAGTCAGTCATGATCTTTGTCAAACTTTGCAACGAAAAAATCAAGACATATTTAATGCTTTAACTCTGGTTTCTACTACCAAGACTTTAATCCAACGAATGAGAGAATCAAGTTGGGAGGCTTTCATAAAAGAAGTTATATTGTTTTGTGAGAAACATGAAGTTGAAGTTCCTGATATGAATGCATTGCATATTCCTAGAAGAGGCCGAACTCGCAAAATTGTTGACCAAATTTCAGTGGAGCATCATTACCATGTTAATTTATTTCTGGCTGTAATTGATACACAGTTGCAAGAGCTTAAGGGAAGATTCAATGATAATATGGTAGAATTGCTTACTTTAAGTTCAACTTTAGATCCCAGAGATAATTATAAATTCTTCAATGTCAACAAAGTATGTGAATTAGTAGAACGGTTTTATCCAGGTGATTTCAATGACCAAGAGAAATTTCACATTAGAATGCAAGCTCAACATTATGAACTTGATGTTCCTAATCATGTTGAGTTAACTAACTTGTGCACAATTTCGGAGTTATGTCAAGGATTAACAAAGACAGGAAAGTCTTTAACATATCCTTTGATTGATCGTTTGATTCGCTCGGTATTAACTCTCCTTGTTTCAACTGCTACAACTGAGAGATCTTTTTCAGCTATGAATATTGTGAAGAATAAACTCAGAAACAAAATGGAAGATGAATTTCTTGCtaattttcttttgatttacATTGAGAAGAAGATTGCTAAAATATTTGACATCGATTCTATTATCGataaattttatgatatgaAGAATCAATGTGTACCACTTCGTTAG
- the LOC130951069 gene encoding small acidic protein 1, with protein MRPMPMDLFGEMDEQVSAMAMDVDDVDPLEIFPEGVISADNKLADADFFNNFEDDFDDADIN; from the coding sequence ATGAGGCCAATGCCAATGGATTTGTTCGGAGAGATGGATGAGCAGGTCTCCGCCATGGCCATGGATGTTGACGACGTCGACCCTCTCGAGATCTTCCCGGAGGGCGTCATCTCCGCCGACAACAAGCTCGCCGACGCCGATTTCTTCAACAACTTCGAAGACGATTTCGACGATGCTGATATCAACTAA